A genomic stretch from Shewanella sediminis HAW-EB3 includes:
- a CDS encoding DUF47 domain-containing protein, whose protein sequence is MFGFSRVTSLLSQSKSTEASIYTFLEQVTLSHHAFVQLWKAYLRHGADSEEFKSTLDELQRIEQHADNLKREIENTLYRKTLIPDLRSDVASLIELTDRLINKQETIGLHLDIEKPLIPVEVEEDLLLLLNVVGDTIDHALLCAKSFFTDLQRVQEYHKKTIMFESDADKVCTRAKTILFETDQPLINKVQLRYFFDRIDQVANLAEDISDRISIFTLKRVQ, encoded by the coding sequence ATGTTTGGCTTTTCTCGAGTCACCTCTTTACTTTCTCAAAGCAAATCTACAGAAGCGAGCATTTATACATTTTTAGAACAAGTCACATTATCTCATCATGCATTTGTTCAGTTATGGAAAGCCTATTTAAGACATGGCGCTGACAGTGAAGAATTTAAAAGTACATTAGATGAGTTACAAAGAATTGAGCAACATGCAGATAATTTAAAGAGAGAGATTGAAAATACTCTGTATAGAAAAACGTTAATTCCAGATCTTCGCTCCGATGTAGCATCACTAATAGAATTAACTGACAGGCTTATAAATAAACAAGAAACAATCGGACTTCATTTAGATATTGAAAAACCATTAATCCCAGTCGAAGTTGAAGAGGATCTATTATTGTTGTTGAATGTGGTTGGCGATACAATTGACCATGCTCTATTATGTGCTAAAAGTTTTTTCACCGATCTTCAACGTGTTCAGGAATATCATAAAAAAACAATCATGTTTGAAAGCGATGCAGATAAAGTGTGTACCAGAGCTAAAACTATTTTATTTGAAACAGACCAGCCATTAATAAATAAAGTTCAGTTGCGCTACTTCTTTGACCGAATAGATCAGGTGGCTAATTTAGCCGAAGATATCAGTGACCGCATCTCGATATTCACACTAAAACGCGTTCAATAG
- a CDS encoding inorganic phosphate transporter produces the protein MDIAIWIFLSSGLFLGWSLGANDAANVFGTAVGTRMVKFSTAALICSVMVILGAVISGAGASHTLGALGKVSALGGAFTVALSAATTVYFMTKSGLPVSTGQAIVGAIIGWNLFSGMATDPKVLSKILSTWIMCPILAAFTAVLLYKLVAASINWFRPGLFQLDKWTRIGLIIAGAFGSYSLGANNIANVMGVFVLSAPIDSAIWMGIEFSPAMQLFFIGSVAISIGVFTYSKKVMLTVGDNLIPMTPITAWVVVMAHSIVLFIFSSQSLSNSFVELGLPAIPLVPVSSSQAVIGAVIGIALLKRLPIRWAVLSQILMGWVITPIISALACFIGLFIVQNLFNQVVV, from the coding sequence ATGGATATTGCTATTTGGATTTTCCTCTCCAGCGGTCTGTTTCTGGGGTGGTCGTTAGGCGCGAATGATGCCGCGAATGTGTTCGGCACCGCCGTTGGAACAAGAATGGTTAAGTTTTCGACGGCCGCACTTATCTGTTCAGTTATGGTGATCTTAGGCGCTGTAATTAGCGGCGCGGGTGCATCACATACATTAGGCGCTTTAGGCAAAGTATCTGCTTTAGGTGGTGCCTTTACTGTTGCCCTGTCGGCTGCAACAACTGTTTATTTCATGACTAAATCCGGGCTTCCTGTCTCTACGGGTCAAGCGATTGTAGGCGCTATTATTGGCTGGAACCTATTCAGTGGTATGGCAACCGATCCTAAGGTGTTGAGTAAAATCCTCAGTACCTGGATCATGTGTCCTATCTTAGCTGCATTCACCGCTGTGCTGCTATATAAGCTGGTTGCAGCATCGATAAACTGGTTTCGTCCCGGCTTGTTTCAATTGGATAAATGGACTCGAATCGGCTTGATCATTGCGGGGGCATTTGGTTCGTACAGCCTGGGGGCAAACAATATTGCCAATGTCATGGGGGTATTCGTACTGAGTGCACCTATCGACTCTGCAATATGGATGGGAATTGAGTTCAGTCCCGCTATGCAGCTGTTTTTTATCGGTTCTGTTGCCATTAGTATAGGTGTTTTTACCTATTCCAAAAAAGTGATGCTCACCGTAGGAGATAACTTGATCCCTATGACGCCGATAACAGCCTGGGTTGTTGTGATGGCCCATTCAATTGTTCTGTTTATTTTCTCTTCGCAATCTTTGTCCAATAGTTTTGTTGAGCTGGGATTGCCGGCGATACCTTTAGTACCGGTATCCAGCTCTCAGGCTGTAATTGGTGCGGTCATTGGTATTGCATTGTTGAAGCGCTTACCTATTAGGTGGGCGGTGTTATCACAAATATTGATGGGCTGGGTTATTACTCCAATAATATCTGCCTTGGCATGTTTTATTGGTCTGTTTATAGTTCAAAACCTATTTAATCAGGTCGTAGTTTGA
- a CDS encoding manganese-dependent inorganic pyrophosphatase, giving the protein MTFHRLTLVALSLTAAMALPCQSADLDLSLNAQPISSDTLWFGHTTPDTDTTVSAIAAAEFYGGQARSTGKLNKETQFVLDKLNVKTPPLARNLENAKVALVDFNQTTQLMKGVDQNKIQAVIDHHALRDNPISLSAPISIVIKPWGSAATIIADDALDHGKTISKTMAGLLLAGILSDTLNLKSVTTTQRDRELVKTLSAKANLNADDFAQGMFKAKSDLSDVSAYDIVVGDYKNYIVNGQDIGFGVAEVLDSSELLGRVDELRGAMAKARKNQKREQLFFAIVDMQKKTAYVLTNSDKETKTASKAYGVKQNSQGIFVLEDTLSRKRQMMPAIKKALAD; this is encoded by the coding sequence ATGACTTTTCATCGTTTGACTCTTGTTGCTTTATCTTTAACAGCGGCCATGGCATTACCCTGCCAGAGCGCCGACTTAGATCTCTCACTTAATGCACAACCTATCTCATCCGATACGCTTTGGTTTGGCCATACGACTCCGGATACCGATACTACTGTTTCGGCCATCGCGGCTGCAGAGTTTTACGGCGGACAGGCGCGCAGCACAGGTAAACTCAATAAAGAGACCCAGTTTGTATTGGACAAGCTAAATGTAAAAACGCCTCCACTGGCCAGGAACCTGGAAAATGCCAAGGTGGCGCTGGTTGATTTCAACCAAACGACGCAGCTGATGAAAGGCGTAGATCAAAACAAGATCCAGGCTGTGATAGACCATCATGCGTTGAGAGACAATCCAATTTCACTGTCGGCGCCTATCAGCATTGTTATTAAGCCTTGGGGATCGGCGGCAACCATCATTGCCGATGATGCATTAGATCATGGAAAAACTATCTCAAAAACCATGGCGGGTCTTCTGCTTGCGGGTATCTTGTCGGATACGCTAAATCTGAAATCGGTGACCACAACCCAGCGTGATAGAGAGCTGGTTAAGACACTTTCGGCAAAAGCCAACCTCAACGCAGATGATTTTGCTCAAGGCATGTTTAAGGCTAAATCTGACCTGTCGGATGTCAGCGCATATGACATAGTCGTGGGCGACTATAAGAACTATATAGTCAATGGGCAAGATATTGGTTTTGGTGTGGCAGAAGTTTTGGATTCAAGCGAGCTACTTGGGCGCGTAGATGAGCTACGAGGTGCCATGGCAAAGGCCCGTAAGAATCAGAAGCGGGAACAGCTCTTCTTTGCAATCGTAGATATGCAGAAAAAGACTGCCTATGTACTCACCAACAGCGATAAAGAGACTAAGACAGCCAGTAAAGCCTATGGGGTGAAGCAAAATAGTCAGGGCATTTTTGTACTGGAAGATACCCTATCGCGTAAGAGACAGATGATGCCGGCAATTAAGAAAGCGTTGGCTGACTAA